A DNA window from Paenibacillus andongensis contains the following coding sequences:
- a CDS encoding glycoside hydrolase family 3 N-terminal domain-containing protein: MQKNDDSIYEQHSLVIQQSARLMSYSNNMKSELNNMIGTWHFLHQTAQSTIKMKFDIEKQEESYRLSIVLEPFPFPISIHTLKVEGNVLSAKGETSFIPDEQVELELIFEGREFDGKIKLPYQDVFLVKGAQGPGPTLEDILISEIVHYRKQDVKQRDSEDIRLAVEALLSKMSITDKIGQMSQCMSTNISLGTDVASESPEKLIAEGRAGSVLAAINSYRVFELQKIAVEQSPHGIPLLFNFDVIHGFQTVFPVPLAWSCSWDLESIQDACAIAAKEATASGNTYNHGPMVDVTRDPRWGRVVEGAGEDPYLGSLIAKAQVEGYQGNRLDDPETLIACLKHFIAYGAAEAGRDYNTVDISEGTLRNVYLPPFQAGIKAGAGSVMNSFNTYQGVPVAASRYLLNDLLRTELGFDGVLISDYGSIDEIVAHGNARDSKEAAKKALDATMDIEMVTRSYDHLHELIQQGLVTEEQLNEAVKRILTLKYKIGIMDDPFRYVRPEMEKEYHFHPNHLAASRSLAQKSIVLLKNNGVLPIANKERKIAVIGPFGDSKDLLGPWQWSRYANETVTLRQGVEEQGLSASQLLLEEGCKVEEAIVGGLERAVSAAEQADIVILALGENSEMSGEAASRMDITLPKVQQELAEAIVRVGKPTVLVLTNGRPLVLDWFERNVDAIVETWFLGSQAGHAIADVLFGNHNPSGKLTMSFPAQVGQVPVYYNHFNTGRPVTESNKHLKFFSRYIDGSNDPLYPFGYGLSYTTFEYSNIRLSQTKMTSSEMIIASVTVTNTGAQQGEENVQLYIQDLYGSVVRPAKELKGFKKVTLTAGEAQEISFNISEEDLAYWNSDMKYEAEAGDFKVYIGSSSRDVKEASFELVL, encoded by the coding sequence TTGCAAAAAAATGATGATTCAATTTATGAGCAGCATTCACTTGTTATCCAACAATCGGCGCGGTTAATGAGTTATTCCAATAATATGAAGAGTGAGTTGAATAATATGATCGGTACTTGGCATTTTCTGCATCAAACCGCACAATCCACGATTAAAATGAAATTTGACATTGAGAAACAAGAAGAATCCTATCGGTTATCCATTGTCTTGGAGCCATTTCCATTCCCAATCAGCATTCACACATTAAAGGTTGAAGGAAATGTTCTTTCGGCCAAGGGTGAGACGTCTTTTATTCCGGATGAACAGGTTGAGCTTGAATTGATATTTGAAGGGCGGGAGTTCGATGGCAAGATCAAATTACCTTATCAGGATGTGTTTCTTGTGAAAGGTGCGCAAGGACCTGGTCCGACACTCGAAGATATCCTTATCTCCGAAATAGTCCATTATCGAAAACAGGATGTGAAGCAGAGGGATAGTGAAGATATCCGTCTAGCTGTAGAAGCTCTTCTCAGCAAGATGTCGATTACAGATAAAATTGGCCAAATGAGTCAGTGTATGTCTACCAATATCTCACTTGGAACAGATGTTGCATCTGAGTCTCCGGAGAAATTAATTGCAGAAGGTCGAGCGGGTTCAGTGCTTGCCGCTATAAATAGCTACCGCGTGTTCGAACTGCAGAAAATCGCAGTAGAACAATCCCCGCATGGTATTCCATTGCTCTTTAACTTTGACGTCATTCACGGCTTTCAGACGGTTTTTCCTGTACCCCTTGCTTGGTCATGCAGTTGGGATTTGGAATCCATCCAAGACGCTTGCGCAATAGCCGCGAAAGAAGCTACTGCCAGCGGTAATACGTATAATCACGGCCCAATGGTTGATGTGACGAGGGATCCGCGATGGGGCCGCGTCGTGGAAGGCGCAGGTGAGGATCCTTACTTGGGAAGTCTTATTGCCAAAGCACAAGTCGAAGGCTATCAAGGGAACCGTTTAGATGATCCAGAGACACTTATTGCTTGTTTAAAGCATTTCATCGCATACGGAGCTGCTGAGGCAGGGAGAGATTATAATACGGTAGATATCTCGGAAGGCACCTTGCGCAACGTTTATTTGCCGCCGTTCCAAGCGGGAATTAAAGCCGGCGCTGGTTCGGTAATGAATTCGTTCAATACTTACCAAGGAGTTCCGGTGGCAGCAAGCCGCTACCTCCTCAACGATTTGTTGCGAACAGAGCTAGGCTTTGACGGAGTTCTCATTTCCGACTATGGTTCCATTGATGAAATCGTAGCGCACGGGAATGCAAGAGACAGTAAAGAAGCGGCAAAGAAAGCCCTTGATGCAACGATGGATATTGAAATGGTGACCCGTTCTTATGATCATTTGCATGAATTAATTCAGCAAGGTCTCGTTACGGAAGAACAACTGAATGAAGCGGTGAAGCGTATCCTGACATTGAAGTATAAGATCGGCATTATGGACGACCCATTCCGTTACGTACGGCCAGAGATGGAGAAGGAGTACCACTTTCATCCAAATCATTTAGCAGCAAGTCGGAGTCTCGCACAGAAATCCATCGTTTTATTAAAAAATAACGGTGTACTTCCGATTGCAAACAAGGAGAGGAAGATAGCAGTAATCGGTCCCTTCGGTGATAGCAAGGATCTGCTCGGGCCTTGGCAGTGGTCCAGATATGCGAATGAAACCGTTACGCTCCGGCAAGGGGTGGAAGAACAAGGTTTATCTGCGTCACAGCTATTGCTCGAAGAAGGCTGCAAGGTTGAAGAGGCGATTGTTGGGGGACTGGAGCGTGCGGTATCCGCGGCCGAACAAGCGGACATCGTCATTCTTGCCCTCGGAGAGAACAGTGAAATGTCTGGCGAGGCGGCTTCCCGCATGGACATTACGCTGCCGAAGGTACAACAGGAGCTTGCGGAGGCCATTGTTCGTGTTGGCAAACCAACAGTGCTGGTGTTGACGAATGGCAGGCCGCTTGTGCTAGATTGGTTCGAGCGCAATGTCGATGCCATCGTAGAGACATGGTTCCTTGGATCTCAAGCAGGGCATGCCATTGCCGACGTGCTCTTCGGCAATCACAATCCATCCGGCAAGCTGACGATGAGCTTCCCCGCTCAAGTCGGTCAAGTGCCCGTCTATTACAATCACTTTAACACCGGAAGACCTGTAACGGAAAGCAATAAGCATCTGAAATTCTTTTCGAGATATATTGATGGTTCCAATGATCCTTTGTATCCGTTCGGTTACGGACTGAGTTATACGACCTTCGAGTATTCGAATATTCGATTATCCCAAACAAAGATGACTTCTTCAGAGATGATCATCGCTAGTGTAACGGTGACCAACACAGGAGCCCAACAGGGAGAGGAGAACGTTCAGCTGTATATTCAGGACCTTTACGGCAGCGTTGTCCGTCCAGCCAAAGAGCTTAAGGGATTCAAAAAGGTAACATTAACTGCAGGCGAAGCACAAGAGATCAGTTTCAACATATCAGAAGAGGATTTGGCTTATTGGAATTCGGATATGAAATATGAAGCTGAGGCTGGGGACTTTAAAGTTTATATCGGTTCAAGTTCCCGCGATGTGAAAGAAGCGTCATTCGAGCTTGTGCTGTAA
- a CDS encoding carbohydrate ABC transporter permease, which yields MKKTTADVVIFNIISYLLLGAFAIICIVPFLMVLSSSFTNEQEIVRNGYTLFPSSFTLKAYEVALKDPRIILRAYGITIMVTVIGTIASVYLMAMTAYVIHKRNFRIANGLAFYFFFTTLFNAGLVPWYILIIKYLHLKDNLLVLILPSLLNVFFIIVLKAFMRGVPEALSESAFMDGANEFRIFNSIILPVSKPVLATVTLFVALNYWNDWYLSMLFISDENLRPLQSLLYNLVTNSDQLRRVMQLSGGGASVDLSGMPQNSLKMAVTIITIGPILFLYPFIQRYFVKGLTLGAVKG from the coding sequence TTGAAAAAAACAACTGCGGATGTCGTGATCTTTAACATCATATCATATCTACTGCTTGGAGCCTTTGCGATCATATGCATCGTGCCATTTCTAATGGTCCTGTCTTCTTCCTTCACCAATGAACAGGAAATTGTACGTAACGGATATACATTATTCCCGTCTTCCTTCACGCTCAAAGCTTACGAGGTCGCCCTTAAAGACCCGAGGATCATTCTGAGAGCTTACGGCATTACGATAATGGTTACGGTAATCGGTACAATAGCGAGCGTATACTTGATGGCTATGACGGCTTATGTCATTCATAAGCGCAATTTCCGTATAGCGAACGGCTTGGCTTTCTATTTTTTCTTCACAACGCTATTCAACGCTGGTCTGGTTCCCTGGTATATCCTGATCATCAAATACTTGCATTTGAAAGATAATTTGCTTGTACTTATTCTGCCTTCGTTGCTTAATGTCTTCTTCATCATTGTTCTGAAAGCGTTCATGCGAGGAGTGCCGGAAGCGTTAAGCGAATCCGCATTTATGGATGGGGCGAACGAATTCCGTATATTCAATTCTATTATCCTTCCCGTAAGCAAGCCTGTGCTTGCGACGGTTACGCTCTTTGTTGCCCTGAACTATTGGAACGACTGGTATTTATCCATGTTGTTTATCTCGGATGAGAATTTGCGACCACTGCAGTCGCTTCTCTACAATCTGGTCACGAACTCCGACCAACTGCGAAGAGTTATGCAACTATCTGGCGGTGGAGCATCCGTCGACTTGAGCGGCATGCCGCAAAACTCGCTTAAAATGGCGGTCACCATAATCACCATTGGACCAATCCTCTTTCTGTATCCGTTCATCCAGCGATATTTCGTGAAAGGGCTGACTTTAGGCGCTGTGAAAGGTTGA
- a CDS encoding sensor histidine kinase, whose translation MMRLKAARHFPFFSDLKLRHKLILSFFVLIVLPLGGYFYLSSEQLYKQFLNRTSFSVSRNFDQSFSFLSYKIQKIRSASDILLSEKMLTDVMTSDARTDDFFKQYRDFLDLRPFLSSFEDKRDIQSVKLFVNEQLFYSEENVNLFSLQKARQTYWFKRLMDNGEGILWAPGSYFTDSDADSNSFLAVLRPFRNPNDYSEFLGVIRLDIPVDAVMDILINAAPIRNSLTYIENSNGDNVASSNLTLQREYKIGKDEVISSAKRGPHFVKLANSSHQVYLQSRMIPGTDWYMVTAVPLEEIASESKAMLQNSLILLIAIALIAFLLSILISNYMTSRLTQIMRKMRNVQEGNVAALSLPPSRDEFGELIENYNYMVGKIGLLLEDQFLSGQEIKSAELKALQAQINPHFLYNTLDMLKWMARNGMTDEIGKVVTSLSKFYKLSLSMGNTVITIRDELLHVSSYMQIQSTRYANKVLLDIQVDEEILEYGIQKITLQPIVENAIIHGILCTEEETGTIQITGKLDKGDIVIIVSDDGEGMSPDVLEKLLTNDLKNRTRGSGYGLRNINERIHLFYGLDYGLTFDSKPGIGTAVSIRIPARIL comes from the coding sequence ATGATGAGGTTAAAGGCAGCCCGGCACTTCCCATTTTTCTCCGATCTCAAGCTTAGACATAAACTGATCCTTTCCTTCTTCGTGTTGATCGTCCTTCCACTCGGCGGCTATTTCTATCTGTCTTCGGAGCAGCTCTACAAGCAATTCTTGAACAGGACCTCATTCTCGGTCTCGCGAAATTTCGACCAGTCATTCTCCTTTCTCTCCTATAAAATTCAAAAAATCCGCTCTGCCAGCGATATCCTGTTGTCGGAGAAAATGCTTACCGATGTAATGACCTCCGATGCGCGCACCGATGATTTCTTCAAGCAGTACAGAGATTTTCTAGATTTGCGGCCGTTCTTATCTTCCTTCGAGGACAAACGGGATATCCAAAGCGTCAAATTGTTCGTTAACGAACAATTGTTTTATTCCGAAGAGAACGTCAACCTGTTCAGTCTACAGAAAGCACGTCAGACCTATTGGTTCAAGCGGTTAATGGACAACGGTGAAGGGATTTTATGGGCCCCCGGCTCTTACTTCACGGATTCGGATGCAGACAGCAATAGTTTCTTGGCGGTTCTACGGCCATTTCGTAACCCCAATGATTACTCTGAATTTCTTGGCGTCATTCGATTGGACATTCCGGTAGACGCGGTCATGGATATCTTAATCAACGCTGCTCCCATCCGGAACAGCCTGACGTATATCGAGAATTCCAACGGGGATAACGTCGCCAGTTCGAATCTTACGCTTCAACGGGAATATAAGATTGGTAAGGATGAGGTGATTAGCTCCGCTAAGAGAGGCCCTCATTTTGTCAAACTGGCGAATTCATCCCATCAAGTGTATCTCCAAAGCAGAATGATCCCCGGGACCGATTGGTATATGGTTACAGCGGTTCCGCTAGAGGAGATTGCTTCCGAGAGCAAAGCAATGCTGCAGAATTCACTCATCCTGCTCATCGCAATCGCTTTGATCGCTTTTCTTCTATCCATTCTGATTTCCAATTATATGACTTCGCGCTTAACCCAGATCATGCGTAAAATGCGTAACGTGCAAGAAGGCAACGTCGCAGCGCTCTCATTGCCCCCATCCAGGGACGAGTTCGGGGAGTTGATCGAGAATTACAATTATATGGTCGGCAAAATCGGGTTATTGCTGGAAGATCAATTTCTGTCCGGACAAGAAATCAAGAGTGCGGAGTTAAAAGCGCTGCAGGCGCAAATTAATCCTCACTTCCTTTACAACACGCTTGATATGTTGAAATGGATGGCTCGAAACGGAATGACTGACGAGATTGGAAAGGTTGTAACCTCTCTTTCTAAGTTCTACAAACTCAGCTTAAGCATGGGAAATACGGTCATCACCATCCGTGATGAGCTTCTCCATGTCAGCAGTTATATGCAAATCCAAAGTACTCGTTATGCGAATAAAGTTCTGCTCGACATTCAGGTGGATGAAGAGATTCTGGAATACGGAATACAAAAAATAACCCTTCAGCCTATCGTAGAGAACGCGATCATCCATGGTATTCTGTGTACGGAAGAGGAGACCGGAACGATCCAGATTACAGGCAAATTGGACAAAGGTGATATTGTGATTATCGTTTCTGATGACGGAGAAGGGATGTCTCCGGACGTCTTGGAGAAACTGCTTACGAATGATCTCAAGAATCGAACAAGAGGGAGCGGATACGGCCTGCGAAACATTAATGAGCGGATCCATTTGTTTTATGGTTTGGATTACGGACTTACTTTTGATAGTAAACCAGGAATAGGGACGGCTGTTTCGATCCGTATTCCTGCTCGGATATTATAG
- a CDS encoding ABC transporter permease, translating to MKRESILRHLIKNRLLVMMSLPAVIFFFIFNYLPIAGLVIAFKQYNYQDGILGSPWTGFDNFRFFFISGKAMLVTTNTFLYNIAFIVVNNILEIVLAIALVEIAGKWFRKITQSMLFLPYFVSWVTVGLLVNGFADFDSGIINGFLRSNGSGTIDIYNSPGYWPYLIVLVSAWKSIGYGMVYYLAAIMGVDSEIYEAAEIDGANVFRRIWHLTLPFLIPTIVILVLLAIGNIFRGDFGLFYQLIQNNGVLFDKTDVIDTFVFRSLLTTREEGMAAATGFYQSILCFVTIILANYMVKRYNKDYSLF from the coding sequence GTGAAACGCGAATCGATACTGCGGCATCTGATCAAGAACCGGCTATTGGTAATGATGTCTCTGCCGGCAGTCATCTTCTTCTTCATCTTTAACTATTTGCCCATTGCCGGATTGGTTATTGCCTTCAAGCAATACAACTACCAAGACGGTATTTTAGGAAGTCCTTGGACGGGATTTGACAATTTTCGGTTTTTCTTCATATCAGGAAAGGCCATGCTTGTGACGACCAACACCTTTTTGTACAACATCGCTTTTATCGTTGTTAACAACATTCTAGAGATCGTGCTTGCAATTGCACTTGTGGAAATAGCGGGCAAGTGGTTTCGCAAAATTACGCAGTCGATGCTGTTTCTGCCTTATTTCGTATCATGGGTAACCGTAGGGCTACTGGTCAACGGATTTGCTGATTTTGATTCGGGTATCATTAACGGCTTCTTGCGATCGAACGGATCTGGAACTATCGACATTTACAATTCTCCAGGTTACTGGCCGTACTTGATCGTCCTTGTCAGTGCGTGGAAGTCTATTGGTTACGGGATGGTCTACTACCTGGCTGCAATTATGGGTGTGGATAGCGAAATTTACGAAGCTGCAGAAATTGATGGGGCGAATGTTTTCCGCCGAATTTGGCATCTGACCCTGCCGTTTCTTATCCCAACCATCGTAATCCTGGTGCTCCTTGCGATCGGGAACATTTTCCGAGGAGATTTCGGCTTGTTCTACCAGCTTATCCAGAACAACGGTGTGCTGTTCGACAAGACCGATGTTATCGACACATTCGTCTTCCGATCCCTGCTAACAACAAGGGAGGAAGGCATGGCGGCAGCTACCGGCTTCTACCAATCGATACTGTGTTTTGTCACAATCATACTAGCGAATTATATGGTCAAGAGATACAACAAGGATTACTCGCTTTTCTAA
- a CDS encoding ABC transporter substrate-binding protein, which yields MKNRRSKWFNSVAVVMLCAVVLSACNGNNGNSETSSPSKNAYQPDKGDSTLKETTLKMVLLGDKPADADLVYQELSKMAKKDINANIEVTNFTWGEWAQRYPLLFSAGEDFDLIYASNWTDYQGYAGKNGFLELTDGLLSKNAPITWEKTPKVAWEQAKVNGKVYAVPQSVQELGASAFMLRGDLREQYKVPPVKDMAGLDAYLTAIAKNDQGITPFAYHNPTEEYFKWQFDSNLQAYTSGKAPSNFAVGWNMFSKEGMQATLYYQSEQYKNFANTMFRWQKAGIISKNALSQKEKSFELYQAGKSAAALSSLDQISNIAVQVDKDHPEWKTEIYIPALNVPPSSYMQNAVAINARSKNPERALMFLDLLKWNKAYSDLTWYGIKGKHWEPVGDDRFKALADSTKYPPGANDPWGWRGPNERWSVESPDEIVKALKDFRLVAHDYPYGGNFVYSDVNVKNENAAIQNLVQQYMNPADVGLIDYETAYAKFESAAKKAGLDKVVKDLQAQIDAYKASHP from the coding sequence ATGAAAAATAGAAGGAGCAAGTGGTTTAATTCGGTGGCAGTTGTTATGCTCTGTGCGGTTGTCTTATCAGCATGCAATGGAAACAATGGCAATTCCGAGACAAGCAGTCCGTCTAAGAACGCATACCAGCCGGACAAGGGGGATTCCACCTTGAAAGAAACCACGCTGAAGATGGTTCTGCTCGGGGACAAGCCGGCTGATGCAGATCTTGTCTATCAGGAATTAAGCAAAATGGCGAAGAAAGATATCAATGCGAACATCGAAGTTACGAACTTTACATGGGGCGAGTGGGCGCAGAGATATCCTCTACTCTTCTCCGCAGGAGAGGATTTCGATCTGATTTACGCCTCCAATTGGACAGATTATCAAGGTTATGCCGGTAAGAATGGGTTTTTGGAGTTGACTGATGGCCTTCTGTCCAAGAATGCGCCGATTACTTGGGAGAAAACGCCGAAAGTTGCTTGGGAACAAGCCAAAGTTAATGGCAAGGTCTACGCTGTGCCGCAATCGGTGCAGGAGCTTGGCGCGTCAGCATTCATGCTGCGAGGAGATTTAAGGGAACAATATAAGGTGCCTCCGGTTAAAGACATGGCAGGGTTAGACGCCTATTTAACGGCGATTGCCAAGAACGATCAAGGGATTACCCCCTTTGCTTATCATAATCCAACCGAAGAGTACTTTAAGTGGCAATTCGATTCCAATCTGCAAGCATATACCTCAGGAAAAGCACCATCGAACTTTGCTGTAGGCTGGAACATGTTCAGTAAAGAAGGAATGCAAGCTACGTTGTATTACCAAAGCGAACAATATAAAAACTTTGCGAACACGATGTTCCGCTGGCAGAAAGCCGGAATAATTTCGAAAAATGCATTGTCTCAAAAAGAAAAATCATTTGAGTTGTATCAGGCAGGGAAATCTGCCGCGGCACTCTCGTCACTGGATCAGATTTCAAATATAGCCGTGCAAGTTGATAAAGACCATCCGGAATGGAAGACTGAAATATATATCCCGGCGTTAAACGTCCCTCCTTCTAGTTATATGCAAAATGCAGTCGCCATCAACGCTCGTTCCAAAAACCCTGAGCGTGCACTCATGTTCCTAGACCTATTGAAGTGGAATAAGGCTTACTCGGATTTGACCTGGTACGGAATTAAAGGTAAGCATTGGGAGCCTGTCGGTGACGACCGATTCAAAGCGCTTGCAGATTCCACTAAGTATCCTCCGGGAGCGAATGACCCTTGGGGTTGGCGCGGACCGAATGAAAGATGGAGCGTCGAATCGCCAGACGAAATCGTCAAAGCATTGAAAGATTTTCGGTTGGTCGCACACGATTACCCATATGGAGGAAACTTCGTATACAGTGACGTGAATGTGAAGAACGAGAATGCGGCGATTCAGAATCTCGTCCAACAGTATATGAATCCGGCCGACGTCGGTCTGATCGATTACGAAACCGCTTATGCGAAATTTGAATCGGCTGCCAAGAAAGCCGGTTTGGACAAAGTGGTGAAGGACCTGCAAGCGCAAATCGATGCTTACAAGGCAAGTCATCCATAA
- a CDS encoding response regulator: MLKIIIADDDPFTLQGIIGAIPWNELGIGTVYQASNGSKAFDIARRERPQLLLTDVRMPKMDGIELATAYRELDPDCQIIFMSGFSDKQYLKSAIKLRAVSYVEKPIELSDLQDALRLAVSQVRSTRVTPKAETDVIQAAMPLISSELALVITKPQSDKERINELMLLAGYTFPARMRLQTLLVKIRNKNMVKPEQMEMTADYIYGLASGLLTESNTTGIAAVKDESHIIIHLYVTSGNLDDLRDVADRFASNLLDILPDKDIVFVASGKPVIGLAGAEESYRTAVMALQYMFFNGYSVYGYNENKTPSYSFVPHIATMFEEHLSKLEIEQSIRLISSLTFDIKQHKNTMVNYVKEIFFQLLMALVRASADRNIRLFDNVDSPGFLWNMMNEFDTISELRDFLVMKVERYASLSTEKSPYSGIVNDIHQFVHDHYADAHLSIGQISAHTLLTTSYLCNRFKQETGQTINHYMTNYRIEKAKELLRDPSRKVADVSKSVGYSNGDYFAKCFRKITGSNPSEYREGLE, encoded by the coding sequence GTGCTGAAGATAATAATCGCGGATGATGACCCATTTACGCTTCAGGGAATTATCGGGGCAATTCCCTGGAACGAATTAGGAATCGGGACTGTGTACCAGGCCAGCAATGGGAGCAAGGCATTTGATATCGCACGCCGGGAGCGCCCGCAACTGCTGTTAACCGACGTGCGAATGCCCAAAATGGACGGTATAGAGCTTGCGACCGCTTATCGGGAACTGGATCCGGACTGTCAAATCATTTTCATGAGTGGCTTCTCTGACAAGCAATATCTGAAATCGGCCATTAAGCTTAGAGCCGTATCCTACGTCGAGAAGCCCATTGAATTAAGCGATCTGCAGGACGCCCTCCGGCTCGCGGTTTCGCAGGTTCGATCGACAAGGGTGACTCCCAAAGCGGAGACGGATGTGATCCAAGCCGCTATGCCTCTCATCTCAAGCGAGCTGGCGCTAGTAATTACGAAACCGCAATCCGATAAAGAGCGAATCAATGAGTTGATGCTACTTGCCGGATATACATTTCCTGCCCGGATGCGTTTGCAAACGTTGCTTGTCAAAATCCGTAATAAGAATATGGTAAAGCCGGAACAAATGGAAATGACAGCGGATTACATCTATGGTTTGGCATCTGGATTGCTGACAGAATCCAATACGACAGGCATTGCCGCAGTGAAAGACGAGTCTCATATCATCATCCACCTGTACGTCACATCCGGCAATTTGGACGACCTCCGGGATGTTGCCGATCGGTTCGCCTCGAACTTATTGGATATCCTGCCGGACAAGGACATTGTATTCGTCGCGTCAGGCAAGCCGGTCATAGGATTGGCCGGTGCTGAAGAATCCTACCGCACAGCCGTCATGGCCTTGCAGTATATGTTCTTTAACGGTTATTCCGTATATGGGTATAACGAAAACAAGACACCTTCGTATTCCTTCGTCCCTCATATAGCAACCATGTTCGAGGAGCATCTGTCCAAGCTGGAAATCGAGCAATCGATTCGGCTTATCTCCAGTCTCACCTTCGATATCAAGCAGCATAAGAACACGATGGTCAATTATGTAAAAGAAATCTTTTTCCAACTTCTGATGGCACTGGTCCGGGCGTCGGCAGATCGGAACATTCGCTTGTTCGACAATGTCGATAGCCCGGGCTTCTTATGGAACATGATGAACGAATTCGACACCATAAGCGAGCTGAGGGATTTCCTCGTCATGAAGGTGGAACGCTATGCGTCGCTGAGCACGGAAAAATCCCCGTATAGCGGTATTGTTAACGACATCCATCAATTCGTGCATGACCATTACGCTGACGCACATCTGTCCATCGGCCAAATCAGCGCCCACACCCTGCTTACGACTTCGTATCTGTGCAACCGCTTCAAGCAGGAAACGGGTCAAACGATCAATCATTATATGACGAATTACCGGATTGAAAAAGCCAAAGAGCTTCTGCGTGATCCTTCGCGCAAAGTGGCGGATGTGTCGAAAAGCGTGGGGTATAGCAACGGAGATTACTTTGCGAAGTGCTTCCGTAAGATTACCGGAAGCAATCCATCCGAATACAGGGAGGGACTCGAATGA